Proteins from a genomic interval of Benincasa hispida cultivar B227 chromosome 7, ASM972705v1, whole genome shotgun sequence:
- the LOC120082118 gene encoding E3 ubiquitin-protein ligase AIRP2-like isoform X1 — MWPEQPKRNSFKESLKAVEADIKHANTLAAMLPRDYGGFCIQMRLHYSPFAPFFLHWIEWMDFSCTDPLPSFLGLFHILLYKVYVDGKPLVLPRERKATLKEFYAVIYPSLRQLHSGRVESKGETSSRKITEDEQNLSNEDLQRDEECGICMENCRDVVLPNCGHSMCLSCFQDWSARSRSCPFCRNCLNRLSTRDLWVLTSDEEIIDSETLAKENLLHFYLYTENLPLFQPDMNIFMPDYMF, encoded by the exons atGTGGCCAGAACAACCCAAAAGGAATTCATTTAAAGAATCTCTTAAAGCTGTTGAAGCTGATATAAAACATGCAAATACATT GGCGGCTATGCTCCCGAGAGATTACGGTGGCTTTTGTATTCAAATGAGATTGCATTACAGCCCATTTGCTCCATTTTTTCTTCATTGGATCGAATGGATGGATTTCAGTTGCACAGATCCTCTTCCAAGTTTTTTGGGCCTTTTCCACATACTCTTGTACAAG GTATACGTCGATGGAAAACCGTTGGTGTTGCCAAGAGAAAGAAAAGCCACCCTTAAGGAGTTTTATG CTGTAATATACCCTTCACTTAGGCAACTTCATAGTGGGCGTGTTGAATCAAAAGGAGAGACTTCGTCTAGGAAGATAACAGAAGACGAACAAAATCTATCTAATGAAGATCTTCAGAGGGATGAAGAATGTGGGATATGCATGGAGAACTGCAGAGATGTTGTCTTGCCAAATTGTGGTCATTCGATGTGCCTCAGCTGCTTCCAGGATTG GAGTGCGAGATCGCGTTCCTGTCCGTTTTGTCGTAACTGTCTAAACAGGTTGAGCACCAGGGATCTGTGGGTTCTTACAAGCGACGAAGAAATCATCGACTCAGAAACTCTGGCCAAGGAAAATCTATTACATTT
- the LOC120082118 gene encoding E3 ubiquitin-protein ligase AIRP2-like isoform X2: MAVAGQEPLPTFRWNEWRDEIILRAAMLPRDYGGFCIQMRLHYSPFAPFFLHWIEWMDFSCTDPLPSFLGLFHILLYKVYVDGKPLVLPRERKATLKEFYAVIYPSLRQLHSGRVESKGETSSRKITEDEQNLSNEDLQRDEECGICMENCRDVVLPNCGHSMCLSCFQDWSARSRSCPFCRNCLNRLSTRDLWVLTSDEEIIDSETLAKENLLHFYLYTENLPLFQPDMNIFMPDYMF; this comes from the exons ATGGCTGTTGCTGGCCAAGAACCACTGCCCACTTTCCGGTGGAATGAATGGCGAGATGAGATCATACTTAG GGCGGCTATGCTCCCGAGAGATTACGGTGGCTTTTGTATTCAAATGAGATTGCATTACAGCCCATTTGCTCCATTTTTTCTTCATTGGATCGAATGGATGGATTTCAGTTGCACAGATCCTCTTCCAAGTTTTTTGGGCCTTTTCCACATACTCTTGTACAAG GTATACGTCGATGGAAAACCGTTGGTGTTGCCAAGAGAAAGAAAAGCCACCCTTAAGGAGTTTTATG CTGTAATATACCCTTCACTTAGGCAACTTCATAGTGGGCGTGTTGAATCAAAAGGAGAGACTTCGTCTAGGAAGATAACAGAAGACGAACAAAATCTATCTAATGAAGATCTTCAGAGGGATGAAGAATGTGGGATATGCATGGAGAACTGCAGAGATGTTGTCTTGCCAAATTGTGGTCATTCGATGTGCCTCAGCTGCTTCCAGGATTG GAGTGCGAGATCGCGTTCCTGTCCGTTTTGTCGTAACTGTCTAAACAGGTTGAGCACCAGGGATCTGTGGGTTCTTACAAGCGACGAAGAAATCATCGACTCAGAAACTCTGGCCAAGGAAAATCTATTACATTT